The proteins below are encoded in one region of bacterium:
- a CDS encoding protein phosphatase 2C domain-containing protein, producing MQVLAQPFWAPKGGSPDREYEDAFWPRSAMEGTGRYFRFAVADGATETSYSGIWAKQVVRHFCKDSSNPPFDGDGFRLLQQRWSQIVRRRRLPWYAEQKVHLGAFAAILGLILCDDTTYADRDGGNWQAMAIGDSCLVQVRGEEVLARFPLADSAAFSNRPHLLSSNPAHNSHIVDRLRTINGTWQRGDAFYLMTDALASWFMRKIEDGQKPWSILRYLGTCGEPKPFREWLDSLRKQEAIRNDDVTLLRVDIA from the coding sequence CGAATACGAGGACGCCTTCTGGCCCCGCAGTGCGATGGAAGGCACGGGGCGCTATTTTCGCTTCGCAGTGGCAGACGGTGCGACAGAGACTTCTTATTCGGGAATCTGGGCGAAACAAGTTGTGCGCCATTTTTGTAAGGACAGCAGCAATCCGCCTTTTGATGGGGACGGTTTTCGCCTTCTCCAACAACGCTGGTCCCAGATAGTCCGCAGACGACGGTTGCCATGGTATGCGGAGCAGAAGGTTCATCTCGGCGCCTTTGCTGCCATACTCGGCCTGATCTTGTGTGACGACACCACTTATGCAGACAGGGATGGCGGCAACTGGCAAGCTATGGCCATCGGGGATAGCTGCCTGGTTCAAGTGCGGGGAGAGGAAGTCCTCGCTCGGTTCCCGCTCGCTGACTCTGCAGCGTTTAGCAATCGCCCGCACCTATTGTCCAGCAATCCGGCCCACAATAGCCATATCGTTGACCGTCTGCGCACGATAAACGGAACCTGGCAGAGAGGTGATGCCTTTTATCTCATGACCGATGCGTTAGCCTCCTGGTTCATGCGGAAAATTGAGGATGGGCAAAAGCCCTGGAGCATCCTCCGGTACCTTGGCACCTGTGGTGAGCCGAAGCCGTTTCGTGAATGGCTGGACTCGCTCCGTAAACAAGAGGCGATCCGAAATGATGATGTAACCCTCTTACGTGTCGACATAGCGTGA